The genomic region AGTACACCATCGCATACACCATCTCTGTAGCCTTTTCTCGCTGCTGTAGATTTGCCCTGCGGCGACTGGATCCTACTGCCGCCACTATATGTGACAAAGCCGGCCGTCACCTTGTGCACTTAAAGGCTTAAAAAGTAGACAGAGAATAAAATGAACTTTGACAATATTTCGCTACTTCACTCAAGTAAAACGTTTTTAAACTTAAAGTACTGCAAAAACAATTAAACACTAACTTCTTCCACTAGATGCACCATCATATTTCTCTCCCAAAATGATATCCTAAAACTTTTCTAATTCCTTATGAGTAAAAGTGTAGTAATCTTAGTGTAGTTATTTGTGATGACATATGTGATATAACTGCCCCAGTCCAAAGTAATAAGGTTGATAGTCTAGCAAAGTAATCAGACCAGACATTTTAATATATTTAACTCAGACTATATTTCAGCGCTTCACCTAAAATGTTTTTTACTTCTTCCACTACCACAGAAATAATTTCAAAGAGTTGAGGCAAGTCACAACATTTTCCTTCATGGAAAATTACAATctagttctacatggaactgttaCACTTGAAAGTTATCGAACCActtagtttagaatatctacataagttTAGCAATTGCactcttctcatattactctgtaggctactgaccgattcaaagcttcctcctgcacctgtccataacctgtaatacattacatagatggaagggacttcatcacccactggagacTTGAAGACCTCACCCAGAGAGCTGGGCATGTCAGTGTGTAGTTAGacagtagtcctctgtagctcagttggtagagcatggcgcttgcaacgccagggttgttggttcgtttcccacggggggccagtatgaaaatgtatgactcactaactttaagtcgctctggataagagcatctgctaaatgatgtaaatagaAAGCCATTCTGGTTCTGGTTAGACAGCTGAAGTTGTACTGTACACACAACTTATTGACATTTAATAGGTAAAGTGTAGGCATACTGTCTTTATAAGCACAGCAATATGATATTTACAGCAGaaaatgttttgtctttgtaaGATGAACACACCCATCGATTTTGTTATTGATAAATGTATCTACACTCAACTGGGTGATGCTTGTGCAATgttcacatgtagcctacacatgCAGGGATATTATTAGTTCTGGGATATATGCAGTGTAACAGCAGACATAAGGAGAGACGAGACAAAACGAGCCAGTTATAGAATAGTCTGTTGTAGGACAGCTCAGCTGACTGAAGACTGGAGGATTCAACTCGCAGTTAGTTTCCATGGTAACATGTCTTTACATGACGTGATGAAACGTTGAAACTAAGTTGCAAGGTACTTTcgtagcaaggtgttgtagaacgAGTGTCATGCAACACATTCCAGACACTGGCTCTTGCTATCTTGGCATAACTGTGACAGAGACATATCAgttagctacactgaacaaaaatataaacgcaacatgtaaagtggtcccatgtttcatgagctgaaataaaagatccgatacattttccatacacacaaaaagcttatttatctcaaattttgtgcaaaaaagtgtttatatccctgttagtaaccatttctcctttgctaagagaatccatctacctgacaggtgtggtatatcaagaagctgactaaacagcatgatcattacacaggtgcaccttgtgctggggacaataaaaggccactctaaaatgtgcagttttgtcagaaaacacaatgccacagatacaattggcatgctgactgcatgaatgtccaccagagctgttgcaagagaattgaatgttcatttctctaccataagccgcctccaatgtcattttagagaatttggcagtgcgtccaaccggcctcacaaccgcagaccacatgtatggtgtcgtgtgggtgagcgatttgctgatgtcaacgttgtgaacagagtgccccatggtggcatgGGGTGATGGTATGCGCAGGCATAacctacggacaatgaacacaattgcattttatcgatggcaatttgaatgcacagagataccgtgacgagatcctgaggcctattgttttgccattcatccaccgccatcacctcatctttcagcatgataatgcacagccccatccccatgtcgcaaggatctgtaatttcccagttctttcatgacctgcatactcaccagacgtcactcattgagcatgtttgggatgctctggatcgacgtgtacgacagcgtgttcccattcccgccaatatccagcaatttcacacagccattgaagaggagtgggacaacattccataggccacaataaacagcctgatcaactccatgagaaggagatgtgtcgcgctgcatgaggcaaatggtggtcacgccagatactgactggttttctgatacatgcccctacctttttctgtaaggtatctgtgaccaacagatgtatttctgtattcccagtcaagtgaaatccatagattagggcttaatgaatttatttcaattaactgatttccttatatgaactgtaactcagtaaaatcttagaaattgttgcatgttgcatttatattttgttcagtattgATAGGCTAGCCAGCTGCAGCTATCCccaagctatgctagctagctgctgttaCTGTCAGCTTTGCTAAACACAAGGTCAGCGCAGGCTTTAGCCTACACATAGAACTGAATTAGCTGACCATCTTGAGATTGTGAGTCAGTCAGGAGGGGAGAAGagtcctcaacttcaaaacttcTCTCCATTGCAAAGCTAGCTTAGCTTAGCTCGCTGTCACTATACCCACTACTCTGcccttgtttgttgtgattgaatggcaAGAACACACCCAACAAAcatccacatcaaaccacacccccaagacaactctcgtttggcttcagtcatggccgttgcatttcttaatgagcaatcttgaaaacgaggccaaatcagtaAATTCAGCCCCCTTTAATTCTGCTCACTTCACGGTCATGTTGCTACGGCTCGACAAACTGGATCCAGTCAGTTGAGAAAGTGTTTAGTAAATCAAATGTCCACTAGCTGGTGGTATTGTGCACTAAAGTAATCGCTTTccctagctaggtttccattctATTGGTGACAGATCTGTATAAAAACAACacgcacattttcccaccagagatgtgtttccatctaATTTACTTGTTGCGGATAGAatgctgtgcgtgatgacatagtgcacttaaaaataacttttgcaattaaattcccatgtacctaataaaaaatactatttaaatgggtttccatcgcattttcaactctactgatggttttgtcacaaaataaGGTTGTGTTACATAGCGAATGTGCTAACCCTGGTCTTGGCATGCACGCTCAAGCCAAaagcttgcagatacagtgccgGTATAGTctactacatgatgagattattatggacaaaagatcaagatcatttttatttgtcaaacagcagccaAGCATCAATCATTAAGTCACCAAAATCAAAGACCCTTGATTTtgttggaaaggagcatcaagctcatcactgtgcactttcaccaccctgtgaagttcatcataacttatttcatctgtagcctaataaactgcatgcctTCCCGAATCCAAGTCGGAGGACCACATACCATATCATCacatgactccaagtttacttcgatacgATGGTTATTtaaatctaaatcaaatcaaatgttatttgtcacatgcgccgaatacaacaggtggaggtagaccttaccgtgaaatacttacttacaagcccttaaccaacaatgcagttcaagaaatagagttaagaaaatatttactatataaactgaagtaaaaaataaaataaaaagtaacacaataaaatagcaATAAAGAGGCTATAaaaagggggtaccggtaccgcgtcaatgtgcaggagtacaggttagtcgaggtaatttgtacatgtacgtaggggtaaagtgactatgcatagataataaacagcaagtagcagggggggtcaatgtaaatagtctgggtgtccatttgattagttgttcaacagtcttatggcttggtggtagaagctgttaagtagccttttggacctagacgtggcactctggtaccgcttgccgtgcggtagcagagagaacagtctatgacttgggtgactggagtctttgacaattttttgagccttcctcttacaccgcctcgtatataggtcctgaatggcaggaagcttagccccagtgatgtcctgggccatacgcactaccctctgtagtgccttacggtcggatgccgagcagttgccatatcacgcggtgatgcaaccggtcaggatgctctcgatggtgcagctgtagaactttttgaggatctggggtacatgccaaatcttttcagtctcctgagggggaaaaggcattgttgtgccctcttcacgactttgttggtgtgtttggaccatgatagtttgttggtgatgtggattccaaggaacttgaaactctcatgcataaaggcgtttccaccgccatttcacgcataattaattttacagacacaaaaagatccaaccttgtctagcgtattttgttttgacaacatttggaaagtttaccaacAAATTTGCCTGACATGTTTTAtttgacatgtactttactcgtaTAAAAAGGTTCCTGTGAGTTTCATTAAAATAATCTATTGCTCAGTGGAGCCCTGGCCAAGAGGCATCATCAAAAAAATTCATACTAATCACATTCACTGACAAGACACATCAATCATAGTCTCAACCAGACATGTAGGTAGGAAGGACTTCATTTATTGAAATGCAAACGTCTTCTTTTATTTGTTTAAATTACATTTGTAAAGTTCACTGATAAGGATTGTTGTGTGGACATTTTGACAAATAAGCATTCTACAGATGGCAATATTTACAAACACCAGGAATTAAAACAACATCCAAAAGATAGTTGATTTAAAAACATGTATCTGCACTGTCAGAAAAAAAGGTACCGAATTGTACTTAAAGGGGTAGTGGTACCCTGTTATTATCCATTAGTTATGGGTACATAATTGTACACTAGCAGTTCCTACCTTAAAAACAGCCAAAAGGTACAAATGTTCCTTTTTAAGGCACCACCTCAGTGACAaagctgtttgtttgtttgttttaagTGCCAAAAACGGGGATATCAGATAAATATTTGTGGTgtcaggtagcctagaggttagagcgttgggccagtaactgaaaagttgctagttcaaatccccaagccgacaaagtgaaaaatctgtcgatgtgcccttgagcgtggcacttaatcctaattgctccagggtctcCGTTGATAATGGGGGAGTTAGGATATGCAAAAACACTAATTTCTAATTCACACATACGTATAGGACAAATACAGTATAAGCACACACCAAATTATTTATAATGATTATTAAATATACCTATTTTCTATACCAGGTCCCTCACATGTACACCCCTCTccgccatcccacttctgacacaaAGGTACTACATTTGGGGGGTAGCCCCGACCAGGATTTGAACCTGGGTCTAGCGACTGTCAAACCAACATCATGCCAAGAGGTCCATACCTTTTGAAAATGTGGCTCAATGTTGGGTTAAGGTCTCTATAATTTTAATTACAGCTCTTTATTGTCACATGCTCTTGCATATGTATGTAAGTCTTTAGAAAGACTTCAAAACTAGCAGCAGACATGCTCAAACTTTAATTAACATAACCATGGACCACTAGTACAACACTTCCACTCAAGGGTGCCAAAAATAACGTATTGAAAGCCACACccccactaagccacgcctccaatgaTTGTACCTTTAAATTCAAAATATTGGGTAAAAATTTTTTTAACCATTATACTAGATTACTatgtgtacatacagtgcattcggaaaatatacagaccccttcacttttaccacattttgctacgttacagacttattctcaaattgattattttttactttttcctcaacacacaacaccccataatgacaaagcaaaacaggtttgtagacattttgTAAATTTagtaaaaattaaaaactgaaatatcacatttacataagtattcacaatcTTTACTCAGCActtagttgaagcacctttggcagcgattacagccctgagtcttcttgggtatgacgctacaagcttggcacacctgtaatttggggagtttctcccattcttctctgcagatcctctcaagctctgtcgggttggatggggagcgttgctgcacagctattttcaggtctttccagagatgttagatcgggatcaagtccaggctctggcattcagagacttgtcccgaagccactcctgctttcttggctgcgtgcttagggtcgttgtcctgttggaaggtgaaccttcaccccagtctgaggtcctgagcactctggagcaggttttcatcaaggatctctctgtactttgctccgttcatctttccctcgatcctgactagtctcccagtccctgccgctgaaaaacatcctcacagcgtgatgctgccaccaccatgcttcaccgtagggatggtgccaggtttcctccagacgtgacgcttggcatccaggccaaagagttcaatcttggtttcataagactagagaatcttgttcctcatggtctgagagtcctttaggtgccttttggcaaactccaagcgagctgtcatgtgccttttgctgaggagtggcttccgtcggccactctaccataaaagcctgattggtggagtgctgcagagatggttgtccttctggaaggttctcccatctccacagaggaactcaggagctctgtcagagtgaccatcgggttcatggtcacctccctgaccaaggcccttctcccccgattgctcagtttggcagggtggtcagctctaggaagagtcttggtggttccaaacttcttccatttaagaatgatggaggccactgtgttattcgggaccttcaatgctacagaaatgttttggtacccttccccagatctgtaactcgacacaatcctgtctcggagctctacggacaattcctttgacctcatggcttggtttttgctctgacacgcactgtcaattttttttacatttgagtaatttagcagacgctcttatccagagcgacttacagttagtgagtgcatacattttcatactggggacctttccaaatcatgtacaatcaattgaatttaccaaaggtggactccaatcaacttgtagaaacatctcaaggatgatcaatggaaacaggatgcacctgagctcaatgttgagtctcataacaaagggtctgaatactgatgtaaataaggtatctgtttttttttttttttaataaatttgcataaatgtctaaaaaccagttttcactttgtaattctggggtattctgtgtagattgatgaggaacattttttatttaatccattttgaataaggctgtaaaatgtggaaaaagtgaaggggtctgaacactttccgaatgcactgtaagtacaTAATGGtgtatgttgaatttgtaccccAGGCAACAATATTGTACCCTAACCACACCCTTTTTTCTGAAAGTGTGTGTTCTGTCATGCTTACAGGTGTTTGAACAGGAGTGTGACTTCCCTGAAGACTCAGGTGTTCCTCCAGGACACAGGAGGCTATTCTACCTGACACAGGGTCGCTGAGTCTCCAGTCGCCCAAATCCCAAACCCTGggtagaggggctcagtgaatgtggagtggaatgtgtgcACGTGGATCAGTGTATCAGAGGAGatgctgtagaaggacagagtgccagccagccagtccagatacactcctactctgtttgagtgggaggaggaggggacaggTATGGCAGTGCATTCGGCATTGTGCCAGGCATTGTAACCGTCATCAGAGCAGTGCACACTCCAGGACTTGATATTAAATCCAAGGTCACAGTCATCACCCTCTCCTATCCtgttgattcctttatatgtcactgcTATATCAGCCCCttccccactccactctacctcccagtaacagcgcccagtcagaccctctctacacagcacctgtctgcagaagtcaaatctctctgggtgatcagcaTACGGCTGCTTGTCTCCCACCTTTGTCACCttcctgttctcctcagacagagagagctctctgtttgctgtgtttgggtccagtgtgagatcagaGGCATCTGATGGGGGAGAACAAGACAACATGACACATCATATTATATCAATAGAGCCAACCAACACTGTTTATTGTTCTCCAGCTACATATGGAGTCATCAGTGATTGTCATATATTGGACTGGTGCCCAATCGTTGCTTTCAGAACTCCTTTATTCTATCACTTAAATCAACATTAGAGAATGTTAGAATTAGGAAGCAGTTCACCAACAGTCCCAGCTACAGAGTTGACAACATCATTCTAGTTATATTTAGTGGGCTGTTGGTGGTCTGGATATATGGTTCCATAGAATGAGAATTTAAATCTTACTAGACCAACTAGTTCAATCAGGTGTTCTggaattatctctggccctctgtgtggccttatcacatttaaaatatataaaacaataaaataagatttaaataataataaataaaataaaataaaaaatagaatgaCTTAGCTGTAAAACataatcctaaatataaaccatcaactagaaccattggtgtttaatatgagagTTTCAGCATGGaatattgtttattttattttttacacactattatttattttactaggtcaatatgtatttgttgtcaatgttttggcgaCAAACTGGTGGCAAttgtgaaaaaagtaaatagttggaagagttaatagaaaataatgccattgttaaTTAGATGCTTTTTCaaatattttctcttgaaccatatggtctatccactaggAAATCATAGAAAATATGTACACAGATATAACAAATGAATACTTTATATGAataggcagtggtctaaggcactgcatcgcagtgctagctgtgccactagagatcctggttcgaatccaggctctgtcgtagccggccgcgaccgggagacccatgggacggcgcacaattggcccagcgtcatccagggtaggggagggaatggctggcagggatgtagctcagttggtagagcatggcgtttgcaacgccagggttgtgggttcgattcccacgggggtatgaaaaaaaataaaataaatgtatggactcactaactgtaagtcgctctggataagagcgtctgctaaatgactaaaatgtaaagtgatttaagtataaattaccaaagtttcaatagattttctgttaattaccaaaattataGAATAAATTACCGGtggctttgcaaccctagtcaacactcacatttctTAAGATTGTATTTCGAACagcactctccaccatggtccaCACTGTAGGAATAAAACACCATGATTCcgtatctcacacacacacactaataattTCTGTTGCGTAATGATGATGTCACATCACTGATACAAGAACATACAAGTCAAGTTATGGATACACTCACAAGCAGGCATACAGGAAGTATATTTCTCTCTTACACTGTCTCTCTCAACCTTTCTTCCCACCTCTTAGTTTTGGTGtcggtgtcatgttccccagagagactcatctTGAGGTAGTggccccctcctcttcctctatccccccagagagactcactGTACCTAAACAAAGACATCCAgtatttagaaaaaaaaatatcCTGCAAAGTGACTGATTGAAAAACAATTACAGAAAACCGGCAATAAAAAGCTGGCCAATGCTCACATCATGATAGGGGGTCACTAGAATTATGCACACCCCTCTATTTATtcggacagtgaagctaaaactttaAATTTGGCTCTATGcgccagcattttggatttgagatcaaatgttttatatgaggcgacagaacaaaatgtcaccttttattttagggtattttcatacctgttttaccatttagaaatgaaagcactttttgTATCTAGTCCctccatttgaaggtgtcataagtatttggacaaattcccttatagtgtattaaagtagtcaaatgtttagtatttgatcccatattcatagcatgcaatgactacatcaagcttgtctACAACCTTGTTGGATGTGTTGAGACtttagaagagatgttgttagagaaaCTAGAGAGGATTAAAAGAGATGACATGCGACTCCTTCTCTTTGGTGCGGCCACCTACAGTTGACCTTTGGATACAGTAACTGGAGGTTCCCTCCCTCTTGTGTACTGTGGGTATTATATGTGTGGGTGTGGCTGTGTGTATTTGGGTCTAAGTATGTACAGTggcagaaagtattcacaccccttgactttttccacattttgttgtgttacagcctgaaatgtattacattttgttatttttgtcCCTGGTATACTGTGACGGAGAAGTTCATCACCGGCCGCGGGCAGTATTTGGTAAGCTAAAACacccatctccccctccctcctccgttTTCAGCTACGTTAGCAATGTGGGTCGACACACAAGTTAATTTAGCGATCTCGGTTCATACATTACACACGTTATTCCCTTCAGTAACAGTTTGGTATGGTATAAGGAATACGCAGACAAGATTTCATGTTGAATTTAAGTGACGTTCATTGTACTTATCAATGTTTTGGATGAGTGCTCTGTTTGTTAGTTTGtttctgaccctctctctccgtctctgtagCTTCCGGGTATGCTGGAATAAGGCCCCGAGCTACGGCAATCGGGCTGGCTTTGTAGTGCCTGTCCCGAATGGCGCGTTCatgtgaatcaaatcaaatcaaatcaaatttgattggtcacatgcgccgaatacaacaggtgcagacattacagtgaaatgcttacttacagcccttaaccaacagtgcatttattttttacaaaaaa from Coregonus clupeaformis isolate EN_2021a chromosome 3, ASM2061545v1, whole genome shotgun sequence harbors:
- the LOC121546277 gene encoding stonustoxin subunit beta isoform X1 gives rise to the protein MSLFRYSESLWGDRGRGGGHYLKMSLSGEHDTDTKTKRWEERLRETVVDHGGECCSKYNLKKYASDLTLDPNTANRELSLSEENRKVTKVGDKQPYADHPERFDFCRQVLCREGLTGRCYWEVEWSGEGADIAVTYKGINRIGEGDDCDLGFNIKSWSVHCSDDGYNAWHNAECTAIPVPSSSHSNRVGVYLDWLAGTLSFYSISSDTLIHVHTFHSTFTEPLYPGFGIWATGDSATLCQVE
- the LOC121546277 gene encoding stonustoxin subunit beta isoform X2; this translates as MSLSGEHDTDTKTKRWEERLRETVVDHGGECCSKYNLKKYASDLTLDPNTANRELSLSEENRKVTKVGDKQPYADHPERFDFCRQVLCREGLTGRCYWEVEWSGEGADIAVTYKGINRIGEGDDCDLGFNIKSWSVHCSDDGYNAWHNAECTAIPVPSSSHSNRVGVYLDWLAGTLSFYSISSDTLIHVHTFHSTFTEPLYPGFGIWATGDSATLCQVE